One segment of Alnus glutinosa chromosome 2, dhAlnGlut1.1, whole genome shotgun sequence DNA contains the following:
- the LOC133861116 gene encoding uncharacterized protein LOC133861116 yields the protein MEANRKRRGFLKGKLMSFHRAAAKPSSTHVQYTSKVKPSQSSPSTASVEFLLPQDYVFAQPQKQQVSFIVPADSSQHENLIYGVAADESIDMKAANFISSVQERFKLEHLNSERKKSQDVQ from the coding sequence ATGGAAGCAAACCGCAAGCGTAGAGGGTTCCTCAAGGGCAAGTTGATGTCTTTCCATCGGGCAGCAGCCAAGCCTTCCTCAACTCATGTGCAATACACCAGCAAGGTTAAGCCAAGCCAGTCTTCTCCTTCAACTGCTTCAGTAGAATTCCTGCTCCCCCAGGACTACGTCTTTGCTCAGCCGCAGAAACAGCAGGTGTCATTTATAGTTCCGGCCGACAGCAGCCAACATGAAAACCTTATCTATGGCGTGGCTGCTGACGAGAGCATCGATATGAAGGCTGCAAATTTTATATCTTCTGTTCAAGAACGTTTCAAGCTTGAACACTTGAACTCGGAACGAAAAAAGAGTCAAGATGTGCAGTAG